From Penaeus chinensis breed Huanghai No. 1 chromosome 18, ASM1920278v2, whole genome shotgun sequence, one genomic window encodes:
- the LOC125034477 gene encoding probable zinc transporter protein DDB_G0282067, whose protein sequence is MKTVIATALVLVMGATYAFSAPGRHGSALRPAMGAEERSLARIKRSVNDHDQNDTREHEVESHGHGSNETQVHDEDHEEGAHGHRNNEIHVKEITGDHDDHDHHHADRDNHHDDHDGHDDREDHDDHDNSHDQ, encoded by the exons ATGAA GACCGTCATTGCAACAGCTCTCGTGCTTGTGATGGGCGCAACCTACGCCTTCTCTGCCCCAGGGAGGCATGGGTCCGCCCTCCGACCTGCTATGGGGGCGGAGGAACGGTCCCTTGCCCGAATtaagag gaGTGTGAATGATCATGACCAAAATGACACCCGTGAGCATGAAGTGGAATCCCATGGTCATGGCAGCAACGAAACCCAAGTTCATGACGAGGATCACGAGGAGGGAGCCCATGGTCATAGGAACAACGAAATCCATGTTAAGGAGATTACAGgagatcatgatgatcatgatcatcatcatgccGATCGTGATAATCACCATGACGATCATGACGGTCATGATGATCGTGAGGATCACGACGATCATGATAATTCTCATGACCAATGA
- the LOC125034485 gene encoding uncharacterized protein LOC125034485, translating into MIVTSVVIRILIVNETVFAKTVLVVVTGATKGGMGPPSDLLCRQGNGPLLELRGLWMIMTTMNDVREHKVESMVMAATKPLFMTLLDNMAIKTIAVIRAIITTMGTRRKHMAATRDKFMAL; encoded by the exons ATGATCGTAACTTCAGTCGTTATCAGAATCCTAATAGTAAATG AAACCGTCTTTGCAAAAACAGTTCTCGTGGTTGTGACGGGCGCAACCAAGGGAGGCATGGGTCCGCCCTCCGACCTGCTATGTAGGCAGGGGAACGGTCCCTTGCTCGAATTAAGAG GACTATGGATGATCATGACCACAATGAATGACGTTCGAGAGCATAAAGTGGAATCCATGGTCATGGCAGCAACGAAACCCTTGTTCATGACACTACTGGACAACATGGCAATAAAGACCATCGCCGTGATCAGGGCCATCATTACAACTATGGGCACGAGGAGGAAGCACATGGCAGCAACGAGAGACAAGTTCATGGCACTATAG
- the LOC125034478 gene encoding urease accessory protein UreE-like has protein sequence MKTVIATALVLVMGATYAFSAPGRHGSALRPAMGAEERSLARIKRSVNDHDKNDTREHEVESHGHGSNETQVHDEDHEEGTHGHRNNEIHVKEITGDHDDHDHHHADRDNHHDDHNGHDDREDHDDHDNSHDQ, from the exons ATGAA GACCGTCATTGCAACAGCTCTCGTGCTTGTGATGGGCGCAACCTACGCCTTCTCTGCCCCAGGGAGGCATGGGTCCGCCCTCCGACCTGCTATGGGGGCGGAGGAACGATCCCTTGCTCGAAttaagag gaGTGTGAATGATCATGACAAAAATGACACCCGTGAGCATGAAGTGGAATCCCATGGTCATGGCAGCAACGAAACCCAAGTTCATGACGAGGATCACGAGGAGGGAACCCATGGTCATAGGAACAACGAAATCCATGTTAAGGAGATTACAGgagatcatgatgatcatgatcatcatcatgccGATCGTGATAATCACCATGACGATCATAACGGTCATGATGATCGTGAGGATCACGACGATCATGATAATTCTCATGACCAATGA